In a single window of the Candidatus Stygibacter australis genome:
- a CDS encoding response regulator, with protein MYNDPTLIEILLVDDDPGDIELTREALSTSKFKLRISEVHNGVECLDYLHKRGEYSDALKPDLILLDLNMPFKDGRETLKEIKGDPELRVIPIVILTTSEDDEDIVKTYASGANCFVTKPVGLDQLQKVVSMIESFWFTIVKFPIKDE; from the coding sequence ATGTATAATGATCCAACCTTGATCGAGATATTACTAGTAGATGACGATCCGGGAGATATCGAATTGACCCGGGAAGCATTATCTACCTCGAAATTCAAACTACGAATTTCAGAAGTGCATAATGGGGTAGAATGCCTGGATTATTTACACAAAAGAGGAGAATACTCAGATGCACTAAAACCGGATCTGATACTACTTGATTTGAATATGCCTTTTAAGGATGGCAGGGAGACTTTAAAAGAGATCAAGGGAGATCCTGAGCTGAGAGTTATCCCTATAGTCATCTTAACTACTTCTGAAGATGATGAAGATATAGTGAAAACCTATGCCTCTGGAGCCAATTGTTTCGTAACAAAGCCAGTTGGTTTGGATCAATTACAAAAAGTGGTTAGTATGATAGAGAGTTTCTGGTTTACAATTGTGAAATTTCCAATAAAAGATGAATAA
- a CDS encoding PAS domain S-box protein, giving the protein MLTKVLYLEDDIVDYELVKEYLQLVETFNHDLILVKDFEMLHSELFASGNSYNVILMDLGLKDSRGIETFERYLDLGLQIPVIILTGLDDELTGLEAIAEGAQDYLVKGRFNEITLVKAIRYAIERSKIEKKLADNELQYRTIFESVTDALIIHDKSGRIIEINPAATELYGYSREEFLDLQVTDLVHEDRKKFVEESIINISQGYVHRGESKDICLDGRDIYTSIVSKQIHYQGEEKVLSVIHDITALKETEEKLKRHRAELEEQVKERTVELRKKYDELEHHYTLVIGREFRIKELRDEVAALKQEIHNMKFTRNG; this is encoded by the coding sequence ATGTTGACTAAAGTCCTTTATTTAGAGGATGACATTGTTGATTATGAATTAGTGAAAGAATATTTGCAATTAGTAGAGACTTTCAACCATGATCTTATTCTGGTAAAAGATTTTGAGATGCTTCATTCAGAGTTATTTGCTTCCGGAAATAGTTATAATGTAATTTTAATGGATCTGGGATTGAAAGACAGTAGAGGAATAGAAACATTTGAACGGTATTTAGACCTGGGTCTGCAGATCCCGGTGATAATATTAACAGGTCTTGATGATGAGCTTACTGGATTAGAAGCGATAGCAGAGGGAGCTCAGGATTATCTGGTAAAGGGTAGATTCAATGAGATAACGCTGGTGAAAGCGATCCGTTATGCCATAGAGCGATCCAAAATAGAGAAGAAATTAGCTGATAACGAATTGCAGTACAGGACAATATTTGAATCAGTGACTGATGCCTTGATAATTCATGATAAAAGTGGCAGGATCATCGAGATAAATCCTGCTGCAACAGAATTATATGGATACAGCCGGGAAGAATTTCTGGATTTACAGGTTACAGATCTGGTGCATGAGGATCGGAAAAAGTTTGTTGAAGAGAGTATTATTAATATTTCTCAGGGATATGTCCACCGGGGGGAATCAAAAGATATTTGCCTGGATGGCAGGGATATCTACACATCAATTGTGAGTAAGCAGATTCATTATCAGGGTGAGGAAAAAGTACTTTCAGTTATACATGATATAACAGCCCTAAAGGAAACTGAAGAGAAGTTGAAGCGACATCGAGCTGAACTGGAAGAACAGGTGAAAGAAAGGACAGTAGAATTAAGGAAGAAATATGATGAGCTGGAACATCACTATACGCTGGTAATAGGAAGAGAGTTCAGAATAAAAGAATTACGGGATGAAGTGGCTGCTTTGAAGCAGGAAATACACAACATGAAATTCACCAGGAATGGTTAG
- a CDS encoding PAS domain S-box protein, which produces MTKKLKDVIELKQVKEILNDFFEATGFPIGIIQTDGEIVIKSRWQPICEKFHRENTDSLKNCHESDKMIYQHLNTESYVEYKCLNGLVDAAIPLLIDDEHVASLFFGQFFYDDDVPGEEYFINQAKQYGFDEKEYIKAYQLVPVFSHDQVKRVMGFCRSLVNMLVDMGQKNLKLKTAIDDQAENARKLILSEQRYKNLVETSIDPIFTMNRSGEYLFINQAAASQLGGKPENFIGRKMQEFFPEKIAKQQLSTIQKVIDKNNVIKVETKTLVKGEIRWYSMNIHPVEDDEGNVIFAQSVARDISGLKQIQESIEEQGKFLESIYTGTSAAIFVMDVAPDGKFVYKSLNPAHEKVSGLRSEDLIGKTPDDLDDVLSAEIIREIKAYYQSCLDCGESVSYEEMLPILGKNIWWLTTLTPLRDVSNRIFRIIGSSIDITELKKVQQELEYHRKNLEKMVDQQTQELQAANEKLREGEEKYRSIFESVTDAIFICNMKGEFVEVNQAATSIYGYSREELLKMSPADLVHPDYSEVLQDFFTTASAGRLFKGETIDIAKNGDRLNSSITGKSIIYKGSTHLMAVVHDLTDLRKAQSQVDNFFSNTLSLLCIAGTDGYFKKINPAWEKLLGYTTEEILATPFVDFSHPDDMEPTLREVEKLSEGAKMANFSNRYRCKDGSYKWLSWTSVPVGDVLYAAAIDITEMKESEKRLKEEKEFTETAVNSLPGVFYMLDSKASFVRWNRNFIKITGYTNEEMSKISAQSLFPKEEQEEIGRAIGKVFSEGESIVEGNIITKSGEYVPFYFTGYRIEIDGEIYLVGTGIDISELKVAEKKLQGIMSELERSNTDLENFAYVASHDLQEPLRKISSFTSLLEQRYKELLDERGLKYMHYITDGASRMQKLINGLLKVSRVSTRGKEFDKVDMKEVMHQVLDSLSMLIREKSGNIVVESLPEIFADENQMISLLQNLIGNALKFCKDRIPEIKVAVQERKQDWLFTIEDNGIGISPDLHDKIFIIFQRLHNRDEYPGTGIGLAVCKKIVERHGGNIWLESEPEIGTKFYFTISKKIGINN; this is translated from the coding sequence GTGACCAAGAAACTAAAAGATGTTATTGAACTTAAACAGGTAAAAGAAATACTTAATGATTTTTTTGAAGCGACCGGTTTTCCCATAGGAATAATTCAAACTGATGGTGAAATCGTAATAAAAAGTCGTTGGCAGCCTATCTGCGAAAAATTCCATCGGGAAAATACGGACAGTCTGAAAAACTGTCATGAGAGTGACAAAATGATTTATCAGCATCTTAATACTGAGAGTTATGTGGAATATAAATGCCTTAATGGGCTGGTAGATGCAGCGATACCGCTATTGATAGATGATGAACATGTGGCATCACTTTTTTTTGGTCAGTTTTTTTATGATGATGATGTACCGGGGGAAGAATATTTTATAAATCAGGCAAAGCAGTATGGTTTTGATGAAAAGGAATATATAAAGGCATATCAGCTGGTTCCAGTTTTTAGTCATGATCAGGTAAAGAGAGTAATGGGATTCTGCCGTTCCCTGGTGAACATGCTTGTGGATATGGGTCAAAAGAATCTGAAATTAAAAACTGCAATTGATGATCAGGCAGAAAATGCCAGGAAACTGATATTAAGTGAGCAAAGGTATAAAAATCTAGTGGAAACATCAATTGACCCGATTTTTACGATGAATAGAAGTGGGGAATACCTCTTTATAAATCAAGCAGCAGCCAGTCAATTGGGAGGAAAACCCGAGAATTTTATTGGCAGGAAAATGCAGGAATTTTTTCCAGAAAAAATAGCAAAGCAGCAATTATCCACAATTCAAAAGGTAATTGATAAGAATAATGTGATAAAAGTAGAAACTAAGACGCTGGTGAAGGGAGAAATTCGCTGGTATAGTATGAATATACATCCAGTGGAGGATGACGAAGGGAATGTGATATTTGCCCAGTCTGTTGCCAGGGATATTAGTGGGTTAAAGCAAATACAGGAAAGTATTGAAGAGCAGGGAAAATTTCTAGAGAGCATTTATACCGGGACATCAGCAGCAATATTTGTGATGGATGTAGCTCCTGATGGCAAATTTGTCTATAAGAGTTTAAATCCAGCCCATGAAAAGGTGTCAGGATTACGGTCTGAGGATCTGATAGGGAAAACACCTGATGATTTGGATGATGTGCTTTCAGCAGAAATTATTAGAGAAATAAAAGCCTATTACCAGAGTTGTCTCGATTGTGGAGAGAGCGTAAGTTATGAAGAAATGTTACCTATATTGGGGAAAAATATCTGGTGGTTGACTACTTTAACACCGCTCCGGGACGTCAGTAATCGGATCTTTCGCATAATAGGGTCATCAATTGATATAACTGAATTAAAAAAGGTGCAGCAGGAATTGGAATATCACCGAAAAAATCTGGAAAAGATGGTTGATCAGCAGACCCAGGAATTACAGGCAGCTAATGAGAAATTACGTGAAGGAGAAGAAAAATATCGCAGTATTTTTGAATCGGTAACTGATGCTATATTTATCTGCAATATGAAAGGAGAGTTTGTAGAAGTTAATCAGGCAGCTACAAGCATCTATGGTTACAGCAGGGAAGAGCTTCTAAAAATGTCACCTGCAGATCTGGTCCATCCTGATTATAGTGAAGTGCTTCAGGATTTTTTTACAACTGCTAGTGCCGGCAGATTATTTAAGGGCGAAACAATTGACATCGCCAAAAATGGTGACAGACTCAATTCATCCATAACTGGTAAAAGTATAATCTACAAGGGTAGCACTCACCTGATGGCAGTTGTGCATGATCTCACAGATCTTAGAAAGGCTCAAAGCCAGGTTGATAATTTCTTCAGCAATACCTTGAGTTTATTATGTATTGCAGGCACAGACGGATATTTCAAAAAAATCAATCCTGCCTGGGAAAAATTACTTGGTTATACCACAGAAGAGATCCTGGCAACTCCATTTGTGGATTTTAGTCATCCGGATGACATGGAACCAACCCTGCGGGAAGTAGAGAAATTATCTGAAGGTGCCAAGATGGCAAATTTTTCTAATCGCTATAGATGTAAAGATGGCAGTTATAAATGGTTGAGCTGGACATCAGTGCCAGTAGGGGATGTTCTTTATGCAGCGGCAATTGACATTACAGAGATGAAAGAATCAGAGAAGCGGTTAAAAGAAGAGAAAGAATTTACAGAAACAGCCGTAAATTCTTTGCCCGGCGTATTTTATATGCTTGATTCCAAAGCCAGTTTCGTTCGCTGGAACAGGAATTTTATAAAAATAACGGGCTATACTAATGAAGAGATGTCAAAGATCAGTGCCCAAAGCTTATTTCCCAAAGAAGAACAGGAAGAAATAGGTCGTGCAATTGGAAAAGTATTCAGCGAGGGGGAGTCAATTGTAGAAGGCAATATTATTACTAAATCAGGAGAATATGTTCCCTTTTACTTCACTGGTTACCGGATAGAAATTGATGGAGAAATTTATCTTGTAGGAACAGGAATAGATATAAGTGAACTTAAAGTAGCAGAGAAGAAGCTGCAGGGTATTATGTCAGAGCTGGAACGCTCAAACACTGACCTTGAGAATTTTGCCTATGTGGCATCACATGATCTGCAGGAGCCACTGCGTAAGATATCCAGTTTTACGAGTTTATTAGAGCAGCGTTATAAAGAATTACTTGATGAGCGTGGTTTGAAATACATGCATTATATTACAGATGGTGCTTCCAGAATGCAGAAATTGATCAATGGACTTCTTAAGGTATCTCGTGTGAGTACGAGAGGAAAAGAATTTGATAAAGTTGATATGAAAGAAGTTATGCATCAAGTGCTTGATAGTTTAAGTATGCTGATCAGAGAAAAAAGTGGCAACATTGTAGTAGAAAGTTTACCGGAAATATTTGCTGATGAAAATCAAATGATCAGTTTATTGCAGAATTTAATTGGTAATGCTTTGAAATTCTGCAAGGATAGAATTCCTGAGATAAAAGTTGCAGTTCAGGAACGTAAGCAGGACTGGCTTTTTACTATTGAAGATAATGGTATTGGTATTAGTCCTGATTTGCATGATAAAATTTTTATCATATTTCAGAGACTGCATAATAGAGATGAATACCCAGGGACAGGTATTGGGCTGGCAGTATGTAAAAAAATAGTAGAACGACATGGGGGTAATATCTGGTTGGAGTCTGAACCTGAAATAGGGACTAAATTCTATTTCACTATTAGTAAAAAAATAGGGATCAATAACTAA